In the Methanococcoides sp. LMO-2 genome, one interval contains:
- a CDS encoding RAD55 family ATPase, whose protein sequence is MRIQSGIEGFDELVQGGLVPERVYLLSGPPGSGKTTFGMQFLAQGATFGEVGLYVSLLESPQNIINDMSNYSMNVATLIKMKKLLFADLGPRMEYGYMDDLHEVISSDYEVSHSSVEGEAPSPAMVFKEIAAYVQEYNVKRLVIDSVSAIRFTTKDHGSEEKEMGRFIRNLKRIGCTTILLSEMTDPTSYSTEQFASHGVLFLHNFLYGKEMTRALQIIKMRGTKHDCDMRQLEFTERGLKVSTMLP, encoded by the coding sequence ATGAGGATACAATCTGGAATTGAAGGTTTCGATGAACTTGTTCAGGGTGGACTGGTTCCGGAACGTGTTTATCTTTTAAGTGGTCCGCCTGGAAGCGGAAAAACAACTTTTGGAATGCAGTTCCTTGCACAGGGTGCTACTTTTGGGGAAGTTGGTCTTTATGTTAGTTTGCTTGAAAGTCCCCAGAACATCATCAATGACATGTCTAATTACTCGATGAACGTTGCAACTCTGATAAAGATGAAAAAACTGCTCTTTGCAGATCTTGGTCCCAGGATGGAATACGGTTACATGGATGACCTGCATGAGGTCATAAGTTCTGATTATGAGGTCAGTCATTCATCTGTTGAAGGTGAGGCTCCTTCCCCTGCAATGGTGTTCAAGGAGATAGCTGCGTATGTCCAGGAGTACAATGTCAAGAGGCTTGTCATTGATTCCGTATCTGCTATACGTTTTACTACAAAGGACCATGGTTCAGAAGAAAAGGAGATGGGAAGGTTCATCAGGAACCTGAAGCGCATCGGGTGTACTACTATCCTTCTCTCAGAAATGACAGATCCGACATCCTATTCGACTGAACAGTTCGCATCACATGGTGTATTGTTCCTTCACAATTTCCTCTATGGCAAGGAGATGACCCGTGCATTGCAGATCATAAAGATGCGGGGAACAAAGCACGATTGTGATATGAGACAGCTTGAGTTCACCGAGAGGGGACTGAAAGTATCTACCATGTTACCCTGA
- a CDS encoding EF-Tu/IF-2/RF-3 family GTPase, which produces MTKITIIGSEKSGRTTLASKLGKKGNTADITMYDFSKNDRVLTTIDAVGYPTSVKPMVTAFNLSDIVLLCVPPEGLDASIGECIIALDLMGYKHGIIVLTKSDTSYPFALDELKEKIKKITTGTALENWDYISVSTTSFEGMEELKEMIFDMGDVVEKEQEELNDLPTRVVIDQSFNVTGIGCVVLGIVMQGTLNAKDKLVAFPTDKTVEVRSIQMHDVDAKSAPPGARVGLALKNVQSKDIERGFILSEKEDVTEDLTLKCQFSQFSKGFAIGDVPHIFVGLQSSPMRLAKIVVNGEEVERTTTDAECTITLTGSKLLAYNESDRFIICNLDDKQRFVGYGYKA; this is translated from the coding sequence ATGACAAAGATAACTATCATCGGAAGTGAAAAAAGCGGCAGGACGACCCTTGCTTCAAAACTTGGGAAAAAAGGAAATACAGCAGACATCACTATGTATGATTTTTCCAAGAACGACAGGGTCCTGACGACCATAGACGCCGTCGGCTATCCAACTTCTGTCAAGCCCATGGTGACCGCCTTTAACCTTTCAGACATTGTCCTTTTGTGCGTGCCTCCGGAAGGCCTTGATGCAAGTATAGGAGAATGTATCATCGCACTTGACCTGATGGGATATAAGCACGGTATCATCGTCCTTACGAAATCAGATACAAGCTACCCATTTGCCCTAGATGAACTGAAGGAGAAGATAAAGAAGATAACCACCGGCACCGCTCTTGAGAACTGGGATTACATCTCTGTTTCCACAACCTCTTTTGAGGGAATGGAAGAACTGAAGGAAATGATCTTCGATATGGGAGATGTAGTCGAAAAAGAGCAGGAAGAGCTCAACGACCTTCCAACACGTGTTGTGATCGACCAGTCCTTCAATGTAACAGGTATCGGTTGCGTTGTTCTCGGGATCGTGATGCAGGGTACGCTGAATGCAAAGGATAAGCTTGTGGCTTTCCCAACGGACAAGACAGTGGAAGTACGCTCCATACAGATGCATGATGTGGATGCAAAAAGCGCTCCACCAGGTGCCCGTGTTGGTCTTGCACTTAAGAACGTCCAGTCAAAGGACATCGAGAGAGGTTTCATACTCTCAGAAAAGGAAGATGTCACCGAAGACCTGACACTCAAATGCCAGTTCTCACAGTTCTCAAAAGGCTTTGCAATTGGAGATGTACCACATATATTCGTGGGGCTCCAGTCATCCCCGATGAGATTAGCAAAAATAGTAGTGAATGGCGAAGAGGTCGAGAGGACAACAACGGACGCCGAATGTACTATAACACTGACCGGTTCAAAATTGCTGGCTTACAACGAATCGGACAGGTTCATCATCTGCAACCTTGATGATAAGCAGAGATTCGTGGGATATGGCTATAAAGCCTGA
- a CDS encoding RNA ligase, with translation MRVEDAGKDIELDVEGVSEYLGIPVSRLRKLLDKRELLQNWGEYQHLFRFVTTFSGIESGTVICQKDGFFELIKGFPKIQRAMLLEPAINTHFSETDTVCVEEKMNGFNVRAIVFDGKITAITRGGYVCPYSTEKAGQLLNIDFFNDHPELVLHGEMVGPDNPYVPKKIYDDVDSIDFYVFDMRYKGSGEPLPVYERRKLAEEYGFTQVRLFGEFTKKEAPEKIRAIIFDLGKIEHEGVVIKDPDMNIPPVKYTCSQSNCADLRHAFKFYNDVGRDYLFSRVVREGFQAFEWKESEEDLRKRCLQLGESILYPMIDAIGEMEKGERVAEEVQIRVSSLDTLSKFKEYLRRQGVEAIFDEPEKVGDEFLIKIRKLNKSTNDKTLSMFKGELW, from the coding sequence ATGCGAGTCGAAGATGCTGGTAAAGACATTGAACTGGACGTAGAAGGTGTGTCAGAGTACCTTGGCATACCTGTTTCCAGGCTCCGGAAACTGCTTGATAAGCGTGAGCTTTTGCAGAACTGGGGGGAATACCAGCACCTTTTTCGTTTTGTGACCACTTTTTCAGGGATAGAAAGTGGAACTGTTATCTGCCAGAAGGATGGCTTTTTTGAACTGATCAAGGGTTTCCCCAAGATACAGCGTGCCATGCTGCTGGAACCTGCCATCAACACTCATTTTTCCGAAACCGATACGGTATGCGTGGAAGAGAAGATGAATGGCTTTAATGTGCGTGCCATAGTTTTTGATGGAAAGATAACTGCTATCACGCGCGGTGGATATGTCTGCCCCTATTCCACGGAAAAAGCAGGTCAACTGTTAAACATTGATTTTTTTAATGACCACCCTGAGCTTGTCCTGCACGGGGAGATGGTCGGACCTGATAACCCCTATGTACCCAAGAAGATCTACGATGATGTGGATTCCATTGACTTCTATGTCTTCGACATGAGGTACAAAGGCAGTGGTGAACCCCTTCCGGTATATGAAAGAAGGAAGCTGGCCGAGGAATATGGTTTTACTCAGGTCAGGCTCTTCGGGGAATTTACAAAAAAGGAAGCTCCTGAAAAGATACGTGCCATTATCTTTGATCTCGGTAAGATCGAGCATGAAGGTGTTGTTATCAAAGACCCGGATATGAACATCCCACCTGTTAAGTACACCTGCTCACAAAGCAATTGTGCAGACCTTCGACATGCGTTCAAGTTCTACAATGATGTGGGCCGTGACTATCTTTTTTCAAGAGTGGTGCGGGAAGGTTTCCAGGCATTTGAATGGAAAGAAAGTGAGGAAGACCTCAGGAAGCGGTGCCTGCAGCTTGGAGAAAGTATCCTTTATCCGATGATTGATGCCATTGGTGAAATGGAAAAAGGTGAAAGGGTAGCCGAGGAAGTGCAGATAAGGGTCTCTAGCCTTGACACACTTTCCAAGTTCAAAGAATACCTGCGAAGACAGGGAGTAGAAGCAATATTCGATGAACCGGAAAAGGTCGGCGATGAATTCCTCATAAAGATAAGGAAGCTGAACAAGAGCACCAATGATAAGACCCTGTCCATGTTCAAAGGCGAACTCTGGTGA
- a CDS encoding CBS domain-containing protein yields the protein MQVKDIMVQPTSIDKADTISHALDVMEKKGTRRLLVTHDNDLVGILTMRGLTKELGTRKKGTKPASSLHVATAVSDNYVKVLPDMDVNDAVVLMIKRGGVIIVSDNDNVLGWVTPAELLENVTFDGYAAEVMKSNPIIVHPADRVSHVRHQMLDEDVGRFPVLEDEKLMGIITEKDIAKSMRAFRDVVSGSKQDSRIKNLIVEDIMKRGVKTVNTNTPISDVKKMMLEENIGGVPVLNLEGDLVGLITRRTLVNTIAK from the coding sequence ATGCAAGTAAAGGACATAATGGTACAACCAACATCAATTGACAAAGCAGACACTATCTCACATGCACTTGATGTGATGGAAAAGAAAGGTACACGTCGCCTGTTAGTGACACATGACAATGATCTGGTCGGTATTCTCACCATGAGAGGTCTTACCAAGGAACTGGGAACACGGAAGAAAGGTACAAAACCCGCCTCTTCACTTCATGTTGCTACTGCTGTATCAGACAACTACGTGAAGGTCCTGCCTGATATGGACGTAAATGATGCTGTCGTGTTAATGATCAAGCGCGGTGGCGTCATCATTGTAAGTGACAATGATAATGTTCTCGGATGGGTCACTCCTGCTGAGCTGCTTGAGAATGTAACATTCGACGGTTACGCTGCTGAGGTCATGAAAAGCAATCCTATAATCGTACACCCTGCAGACAGGGTCAGCCATGTCAGGCACCAGATGCTTGATGAGGATGTCGGAAGGTTCCCTGTACTTGAGGATGAGAAGCTTATGGGAATCATCACAGAGAAGGACATTGCAAAGTCAATGCGCGCCTTCAGGGATGTTGTCTCAGGAAGCAAACAGGATTCCCGTATCAAGAACCTCATTGTAGAGGACATCATGAAAAGAGGCGTCAAGACCGTAAACACCAACACCCCGATATCCGATGTAAAGAAAATGATGCTTGAGGAAAATATTGGAGGTGTACCCGTCCTAAATCTCGAAGGGGATCTGGTCGGGCTCATTACAAGAAGGACGCTTGTGAACACCATTGCAAAATAA
- a CDS encoding CBS domain-containing protein: protein MKVSDVMTSPVHVMGPDEPVSHARNLMLRHKISTIVVVENDAMVGIVTKSDLGRRLAQAEPMWRRRPIDKVPVKMVMTEDPVTIYPDASVSQATALMVDNDINNIPVVSNGRLMGIVTRVDVVRCMSELVSEIKVGEIMTLEPVFVHRHHTVNHVVDEMENNKVSKLIVTDDTGEAVGMITTRELALHVLANNEGGLPSKSIKMARKPKAGGEKVYRYVKDVPLVAEDIMVGIPTILDADDPVTEAAKVMIEDNVTGLPIAENDEIVGIVSRTDVMKAA, encoded by the coding sequence ATGAAAGTATCAGACGTAATGACCTCACCTGTCCATGTAATGGGACCGGATGAGCCTGTATCACATGCAAGGAACCTTATGCTCAGGCACAAGATAAGCACCATAGTTGTTGTAGAGAACGATGCGATGGTTGGAATAGTCACTAAATCCGACCTGGGAAGGCGCCTCGCGCAAGCAGAACCTATGTGGAGAAGAAGGCCGATCGACAAAGTCCCTGTAAAGATGGTAATGACAGAAGACCCTGTAACGATCTATCCTGATGCATCTGTTTCCCAGGCAACGGCACTGATGGTCGATAATGATATCAATAATATCCCTGTGGTAAGCAACGGCAGACTTATGGGAATTGTAACCAGAGTTGATGTCGTACGGTGCATGTCAGAACTGGTCAGTGAGATAAAGGTAGGGGAGATAATGACCCTTGAGCCTGTATTTGTACACAGGCACCACACTGTCAACCACGTTGTCGATGAAATGGAAAATAACAAGGTCAGCAAACTTATTGTCACCGATGACACCGGTGAAGCTGTGGGAATGATAACCACAAGGGAACTGGCTCTTCATGTACTTGCAAACAATGAGGGAGGACTTCCATCCAAGAGCATCAAGATGGCAAGAAAGCCAAAGGCCGGAGGTGAAAAGGTCTACAGGTATGTAAAAGATGTTCCACTTGTTGCAGAGGATATAATGGTCGGCATACCTACAATACTCGATGCCGATGATCCGGTCACAGAAGCTGCAAAGGTGATGATCGAGGACAATGTTACAGGTTTACCTATTGCCGAGAACGATGAGATCGTTGGTATTGTCAGCAGAACAGACGTGATGAAAGCAGCCTGA
- a CDS encoding CBS domain-containing protein: MKLETHSPMKSKVQKKDHAMITTSGTMDRGAFDFHTRISEHEGDIMSVATRDVITIPPTTRIIDAIKTMTKKHFRHIPITDAGTNRIEGIVTSFDVIDFLGGGEKNKLIENRYKGNLLSAINANVSTIMQHKVVSIRSDGNIREAFDLMLKNNIGSLPIVDSTNHVRAICTEKDFLGFAAGIVTNKAVVDYMSKRVEKAPADMTISDAAKVMIKNHFRRLPVVKGDILIGIVNASAIMHFLGSGEAFEKLTTGNIHEVMDAPISSLISKDVVWITSDTDLGKASELMVKHGIGALPVIDEGKLCGIITERDILRAMAE; this comes from the coding sequence ATGAAACTTGAAACACACAGCCCTATGAAAAGCAAGGTTCAGAAAAAGGACCATGCTATGATCACCACTTCCGGTACAATGGATCGCGGGGCTTTTGATTTTCATACAAGGATCTCAGAGCATGAAGGAGACATCATGTCGGTGGCCACAAGGGATGTTATTACAATACCCCCCACAACCAGGATCATCGATGCCATAAAGACGATGACAAAAAAGCACTTCAGGCACATCCCCATTACTGATGCGGGTACAAATAGGATCGAGGGTATCGTTACATCTTTTGATGTTATCGATTTCCTGGGAGGCGGAGAGAAGAACAAGCTCATTGAGAACAGGTACAAAGGAAACCTGCTCTCAGCCATCAATGCAAACGTAAGCACAATAATGCAGCACAAAGTCGTGTCGATACGCAGTGATGGGAATATCAGGGAAGCTTTTGACCTTATGCTTAAGAACAACATCGGAAGCCTTCCAATTGTGGACAGTACGAACCATGTACGTGCTATCTGCACAGAGAAGGATTTCCTGGGATTTGCTGCCGGAATTGTGACTAACAAGGCCGTCGTTGACTATATGAGCAAAAGAGTTGAAAAAGCACCTGCAGACATGACCATTAGCGATGCTGCAAAAGTAATGATCAAGAACCATTTCCGCCGTCTTCCTGTGGTCAAGGGTGATATCCTGATCGGTATTGTCAATGCTTCTGCCATTATGCACTTTCTGGGAAGCGGAGAGGCATTTGAAAAGCTCACCACCGGCAATATCCATGAAGTAATGGATGCCCCTATCAGCTCACTGATCTCAAAGGATGTTGTCTGGATAACATCGGATACGGACCTTGGGAAAGCAAGTGAGCTTATGGTAAAGCACGGTATTGGAGCACTACCAGTGATCGATGAAGGAAAGCTCTGTGGTATCATCACGGAAAGGGACATACTGCGAGCAATGGCTGAATGA
- a CDS encoding HPP family protein, whose amino-acid sequence MKVNEIMSKDAVCINAHDSITHARQLMRDHYLRGLPVIDEEEKVIGILKDQDILNIKATKSNVTVEGYMHACPLITPETDIADAAGYLLDSEIGRCPVVISNEDRSLAGILSNSDILANIAGDRKLDATVADIMTTDVSTCKPHDNLTKIWPVLLESNFSGLPVISEKGEPMGIVTRMDVIRSGFIRTSMSDTHATQPKDTTMVEKIMSTPVYSVSSDTPIKDCLKQMLHYDVGRMTVVDKDRIAGIVDRTDILRTFVMGTDPVQ is encoded by the coding sequence ATGAAAGTCAATGAAATCATGTCAAAGGATGCCGTATGCATAAATGCGCATGACAGCATCACACATGCACGTCAGCTGATGAGAGACCACTACCTCAGGGGCCTGCCTGTAATAGATGAGGAAGAAAAGGTCATCGGTATACTGAAGGACCAGGATATTCTCAATATCAAGGCCACAAAATCCAATGTTACGGTGGAAGGCTACATGCATGCATGTCCGCTGATAACACCTGAGACAGATATTGCTGATGCTGCAGGATATCTTCTTGATTCAGAGATCGGGCGCTGTCCTGTTGTTATTTCCAATGAGGACAGGAGCCTGGCAGGTATACTGAGCAATTCGGATATACTTGCAAACATTGCAGGAGACAGGAAACTGGATGCAACCGTGGCTGACATAATGACCACGGATGTCAGCACCTGCAAACCACATGATAATCTGACAAAGATCTGGCCGGTTCTTCTCGAATCAAACTTTTCGGGTCTGCCTGTGATCTCTGAAAAGGGTGAGCCAATGGGAATAGTCACAAGGATGGACGTGATCCGTTCCGGATTTATCAGGACATCCATGAGTGATACCCATGCAACCCAGCCCAAAGATACCACGATGGTTGAAAAGATAATGTCAACACCTGTTTATTCAGTATCTTCTGACACACCGATAAAGGACTGTCTCAAGCAGATGCTCCATTACGATGTTGGCAGAATGACGGTCGTTGATAAGGACCGTATAGCAGGTATCGTGGACCGCACAGACATACTGCGGACATTTGTGATGGGGACCGATCCTGTTCAATAA
- a CDS encoding cyclic nucleotide-binding/CBS domain-containing protein → MVIGTKWDVEAEGTAGQLLNDIVLREIMTQDVFILDITSTALEVAQAMKDNNIGSIIVSKDGNPAGIITERDIVHKVMAKDVKPSTMLAEEIMSSPIITVKSSTDVIKASEIMVKSGIRRLGVTNGDDEIIGIVTDRDILTVAPGLNTILEDLIEMNREQDIPQTAEFGRGICQRCDSYVDSLSPVNGLMLCEDCKEDEGYYD, encoded by the coding sequence ATGGTCATTGGGACCAAATGGGATGTCGAGGCAGAAGGAACTGCAGGCCAGTTGCTCAACGATATTGTCTTGCGCGAGATAATGACGCAGGATGTTTTTATCCTTGACATCACCAGTACAGCACTTGAAGTTGCTCAGGCAATGAAGGATAATAATATTGGCAGTATCATTGTCTCGAAAGATGGCAACCCCGCAGGTATTATAACCGAGAGGGATATCGTTCACAAGGTCATGGCGAAGGATGTCAAACCCAGCACCATGCTTGCTGAAGAAATAATGTCGTCTCCCATAATAACAGTAAAATCATCTACAGATGTTATCAAAGCATCTGAGATCATGGTCAAATCCGGGATCCGCAGACTTGGAGTTACTAATGGTGATGACGAGATCATCGGTATTGTAACGGACCGGGATATCCTTACAGTTGCCCCGGGTCTTAATACTATTCTTGAAGACCTGATAGAGATGAACCGGGAGCAGGATATTCCTCAAACTGCGGAATTTGGAAGGGGGATCTGCCAGAGATGCGATTCGTATGTGGATAGCCTTAGCCCTGTTAACGGTCTGATGTTATGTGAGGACTGTAAGGAAGACGAAGGCTACTACGACTGA
- a CDS encoding replication factor A (Replication protein A protects and stabilize the intermediate ssDNA that is generated by the unwinding action of a DNA helicase at the replication fork. In addition, SSBs prevent the formation of secondary structures by single-stranded template DNA.) has translation MDEITEIYNKLGGIISEDDFRKKVEEKVEQMSGLCDVKTAAMLVAHDLGVTDTAKEVIKIKDINPEIGNVNFVAKVVSVFDVREFNRNDGTIGKVGNLMVADDTGSIRLTLWDERADLIKNGNIEVGDCMEISGYAKDGYSGTEVNIGRYGVINTTDQNIEIRLDSQKISEIRDGMGDINVSGKLLDISDVRTFQKKDGSQGRVGNILIGDETGKIRVTLWDEKVDSTKEMKLDDTIEIINGYARTNNFSQQVEIQIGNHGVLRKTDAEVEYKESFTPIADIIPGESYSIEGSVSGLGELREFDRDDGTTNMVSNIYVSDDTGRIRIALWGDHALLVDELDIDTPIQIIDAYSKAGFNDEIELSAGNRTRITIM, from the coding sequence ATGGACGAGATAACTGAGATCTACAATAAGCTTGGAGGCATTATCAGCGAAGATGATTTTCGAAAAAAGGTAGAGGAAAAGGTCGAGCAGATGAGCGGCCTTTGTGATGTCAAGACAGCGGCAATGCTTGTTGCCCACGATCTTGGTGTAACCGATACCGCAAAGGAAGTTATCAAAATAAAGGACATAAACCCTGAGATAGGTAATGTCAACTTCGTTGCAAAGGTTGTCTCAGTGTTCGATGTACGCGAGTTCAACAGGAATGATGGTACCATCGGAAAGGTCGGTAACCTCATGGTAGCTGATGATACCGGCTCTATCAGGCTGACGTTATGGGATGAACGTGCTGACCTTATCAAGAACGGGAATATCGAGGTAGGGGACTGCATGGAGATCAGCGGATATGCAAAGGACGGCTATTCCGGTACTGAGGTCAACATCGGAAGGTATGGTGTGATCAACACCACCGACCAGAACATCGAGATCAGGCTTGACTCACAGAAGATCTCCGAGATCCGGGATGGGATGGGCGATATCAACGTTTCCGGAAAGTTGCTGGACATATCGGACGTCAGAACCTTCCAGAAGAAGGACGGAAGCCAGGGACGTGTAGGTAACATACTCATTGGTGACGAAACCGGAAAGATCCGTGTGACATTGTGGGACGAAAAGGTCGATTCCACAAAGGAGATGAAGCTTGATGACACCATTGAGATCATAAACGGATATGCCAGGACGAACAACTTCAGCCAGCAGGTAGAGATCCAGATCGGAAACCATGGAGTTCTCAGGAAAACAGATGCGGAAGTCGAATACAAAGAAAGCTTCACACCAATAGCCGATATAATCCCCGGTGAATCATATTCCATCGAAGGCTCAGTATCAGGCCTTGGTGAGCTCAGGGAATTTGACAGGGATGACGGGACCACCAACATGGTATCAAATATCTATGTATCCGACGACACAGGAAGGATCCGCATTGCATTGTGGGGAGATCATGCACTGCTTGTGGACGAGCTGGACATCGATACCCCTATCCAGATCATTGACGCATATTCAAAAGCAGGTTTCAATGATGAGATAGAACTAAGTGCAGGAAACCGTACAAGGATCACTATAATGTGA
- a CDS encoding RNA 2'-phosphotransferase gives MIRKCKEHGYFRGEVCPECGNSGRYVLDDEREERLGRFVSGALRHFPDDVGLTMDKQGWVNMDLLCDIMERRYRWASRERLVSLVESDVKNRYEITGSRIRARYGHSVDVELDYPDNELPYLYYGVSQEEVDMLLDAGIAPLRQTYVHLSTTPEKATESASVHTENPVVLEIDADEAQNDGIEFMAVNSDIVLAESVPSEYLVVVEMEE, from the coding sequence ATGATTCGAAAATGTAAAGAGCATGGATACTTCAGAGGCGAAGTTTGTCCTGAGTGTGGCAATAGTGGCAGGTATGTACTGGATGACGAACGTGAAGAACGCCTTGGCAGGTTCGTTTCAGGTGCCTTGAGACATTTTCCGGATGATGTAGGTCTTACAATGGATAAACAGGGCTGGGTCAACATGGACCTGCTTTGTGATATCATGGAACGCCGATACAGGTGGGCAAGCAGGGAACGCCTGGTCTCACTTGTGGAATCAGACGTTAAGAACAGGTACGAGATAACAGGGTCCAGGATAAGGGCAAGATACGGCCATTCCGTGGATGTGGAACTGGATTATCCTGACAATGAGCTGCCTTACCTTTACTACGGCGTCAGCCAGGAAGAAGTTGACATGCTTCTTGATGCTGGTATTGCGCCCCTGAGGCAGACGTATGTCCATCTCAGCACCACTCCGGAAAAGGCTACAGAATCAGCATCAGTTCACACAGAGAACCCGGTTGTACTGGAAATCGATGCAGATGAGGCACAAAATGACGGCATTGAGTTCATGGCCGTAAACAGTGATATCGTGCTTGCAGAATCCGTACCTTCTGAATATCTGGTTGTTGTGGAAATGGAAGAATGA
- the rtcA gene encoding RNA 3'-terminal phosphate cyclase — MIHIDGSYGEGGGQILRTSVALSAVTGEAVTITDIRSNRPKPGLSAQHVKAIETAAMICDATVEGIGIGSTAITFSPQEIKGGYYNIDIGTAGSIALLLQCIMPAAAYSETEIELSIIGGTDVSWSPSIDYLNNVTLRAISEMGYRCNIDTRKRGYYPRGGGVVHATISPSKLRACDFSEKVREAKDWKVTGISHCSNLPEHVAQRQADSARDIIEKAGYECHIDTECAEYPSTGSGITLQSEMKGAYVPGKRGLPAEKVGSRAATELLSELSSNSSVDVHLADQLIPYMGLTKGGSFTVREVSPHTSTNISVTEQFLDVKFNIQKKEDIMEISVA, encoded by the coding sequence ATGATACATATCGACGGGTCCTATGGTGAAGGCGGTGGCCAGATATTGAGGACATCCGTGGCACTCTCTGCGGTCACCGGAGAAGCTGTCACCATTACAGATATACGCAGCAATCGCCCGAAACCCGGTCTTTCGGCACAACATGTAAAAGCAATAGAAACGGCTGCCATGATCTGTGATGCCACTGTGGAAGGAATCGGCATAGGCTCTACAGCTATCACTTTTTCTCCACAGGAAATAAAGGGGGGTTACTATAATATTGATATCGGAACAGCCGGAAGTATAGCACTCCTGCTTCAATGTATAATGCCGGCAGCAGCGTATTCTGAAACTGAGATCGAACTGAGTATCATCGGGGGCACAGACGTTTCCTGGTCCCCGAGCATCGATTACCTTAACAATGTGACACTCAGGGCAATCTCAGAGATGGGATACAGATGCAATATCGATACACGAAAAAGAGGTTACTATCCCCGTGGCGGTGGGGTTGTCCATGCAACTATCTCCCCATCGAAACTGAGAGCCTGCGACTTTTCGGAAAAAGTAAGGGAGGCAAAAGACTGGAAGGTGACCGGCATATCCCATTGCTCCAACCTCCCCGAGCATGTTGCACAGCGTCAGGCAGATTCTGCAAGAGATATCATTGAAAAGGCCGGATACGAATGCCATATCGATACTGAATGCGCTGAATATCCTTCCACTGGCAGCGGGATAACATTGCAATCCGAAATGAAGGGAGCGTACGTTCCGGGAAAAAGGGGACTACCTGCTGAAAAAGTGGGTTCCCGGGCAGCTACGGAGCTTCTCAGCGAGCTCTCGAGCAATTCTTCCGTGGACGTACACCTGGCAGACCAACTGATACCCTACATGGGACTCACAAAAGGTGGCTCCTTCACAGTAAGGGAGGTCTCACCCCACACATCAACGAACATCAGTGTAACAGAGCAGTTCCTTGATGTGAAGTTCAATATACAAAAAAAAGAAGATATTATGGAAATATCGGTAGCATGA